From Coriobacteriia bacterium, one genomic window encodes:
- a CDS encoding phenylacetate--CoA ligase has product MPRPQLEDLQLRRLRDLLAKVYANVPLYRDKFDAAGFDPESVTSLADVARIPFTVKDDLRSAYPYGMFAVPLKDIVRVHASSGTTGQITVVGYTRGDIDRWSDLMARTYASGGMDAEDIMQVSFGYGLFTGGLGAHYGSERLGALTIPVSGGNTKRQVQILKDFGVTALGCTPSYALLIAETALDMGIDPRDLPLRVGFFGAEPWSENMRRQIEQALGITAIDIYGLSEVMGPGVAAECVHQNGLHVFEDHFLVEIVDAETFEPVPDGEYGEVVFTTLTKEGIPVIRYRTRDISRIVPGQCACGRTFRRMERVTGRSDDMLIIRGVNVFPSQIEQVLAGVEGVAPHYQVVLSKRGSLDHVEVQVEVAPDFAFDEVRALERLQKSVKSAIDSALAISINVKLVEPKTIVRSEGKAKRVVDLRNE; this is encoded by the coding sequence ATGCCCAGGCCCCAGCTTGAGGACCTGCAACTGAGAAGGTTGCGCGATCTTCTCGCGAAGGTCTACGCGAACGTCCCGCTGTACCGAGACAAATTCGATGCAGCCGGCTTTGATCCGGAGTCCGTGACTTCTCTGGCAGACGTCGCAAGAATCCCCTTCACCGTGAAAGACGACCTGAGGTCGGCCTATCCTTACGGGATGTTTGCGGTTCCCTTGAAGGACATCGTGCGCGTGCACGCGTCCTCGGGCACTACTGGTCAGATCACCGTCGTCGGCTATACCCGCGGCGACATCGACCGCTGGTCAGACCTCATGGCTAGGACGTACGCCTCCGGCGGCATGGACGCCGAGGACATCATGCAGGTCTCTTTCGGCTACGGACTCTTCACGGGTGGCTTGGGAGCCCACTATGGCTCCGAACGGCTCGGCGCGCTGACCATTCCTGTTTCCGGCGGCAATACCAAGCGCCAAGTGCAGATTCTTAAGGACTTCGGGGTCACAGCGTTGGGTTGCACGCCCTCCTATGCGCTTCTGATCGCGGAAACCGCGCTGGATATGGGCATCGATCCACGCGATCTTCCTCTGCGTGTCGGCTTCTTCGGGGCTGAGCCCTGGAGCGAGAACATGCGGCGTCAGATTGAACAGGCCCTAGGTATCACCGCGATCGATATCTACGGGCTCTCGGAAGTCATGGGTCCTGGCGTCGCGGCGGAATGCGTTCATCAGAATGGGCTGCACGTTTTCGAGGATCACTTCCTGGTCGAGATCGTCGACGCCGAGACATTCGAACCCGTACCTGACGGCGAATATGGCGAAGTCGTCTTCACCACGCTCACCAAAGAGGGAATACCGGTCATCCGCTATCGTACCCGCGATATTTCGAGGATCGTCCCGGGACAGTGTGCCTGCGGACGGACCTTCCGTCGCATGGAGCGTGTCACAGGCCGCAGCGATGATATGTTGATCATTCGCGGCGTCAACGTGTTCCCGAGTCAGATAGAGCAGGTGCTGGCGGGAGTTGAAGGAGTTGCGCCTCATTACCAGGTGGTGCTCAGCAAACGCGGCTCCTTGGATCACGTCGAGGTTCAGGTCGAGGTGGCACCGGACTTCGCGTTTGACGAAGTGCGTGCCCTCGAGCGCCTGCAGAAAAGTGTGAAATCGGCGATCGATTCCGCCTTGGCGATCTCGATCAACGTCAAGCTCGTAGAACCCAAAACGATTGTCCGGAGTGAAGGCAAAGCCAAGCGTGTAGTGGACCTGCGCAACGAGTGA
- a CDS encoding ACT domain-containing protein translates to MIEQVSVFLENSTGRLAGLTRALGDAGIDMHALMVADTAEYGVIRIVCDTPRRAKALLEGLGFSASLTPVLAVEVPDRPGGLADVLDALGNAGVNVEYAYCFVEPSGQAAVDVFRVDDPACEGVLADAGFRVLSAKDLYITDPE, encoded by the coding sequence ATGATTGAACAGGTTTCGGTCTTCCTTGAGAACAGCACCGGCCGTCTTGCGGGACTCACGCGGGCGCTTGGCGATGCCGGGATCGATATGCATGCGTTGATGGTCGCCGATACCGCCGAGTACGGCGTGATCAGAATCGTCTGTGATACGCCGCGCCGTGCCAAGGCATTGCTTGAGGGACTCGGATTCAGCGCCTCCCTGACTCCGGTGCTGGCGGTTGAAGTCCCGGATCGTCCCGGCGGGCTGGCCGACGTGCTTGACGCTCTTGGCAACGCCGGAGTCAACGTCGAGTACGCATACTGCTTCGTCGAGCCCAGTGGGCAGGCCGCCGTCGACGTATTCCGCGTCGATGATCCCGCTTGCGAAGGAGTCCTAGCGGACGCGGGCTTTCGAGTCCTCTCGGCGAAGGACTTGTACATCACGGACCCTGAATGA
- a CDS encoding NTP transferase domain-containing protein, with translation MKAVIMAGGEGTRLRPLTSLRPKPMVPIVNQPVMEHIIGLVKHSGIEEIVATLAFMPGVIQDYFGAGEQWGVQIEYAVEASPLGTAGSIKNAEHLLDRDEPFLVISGDAITDIDLAEVIRFHKEKGGAVTIATKQVDDPLDFGVVITDPDGRVERFVEKPSWGQVFADTINTGIYVVEPWVLDFVPVGKSFDFSSDLFPLLMAEGHALYALPVDGYWCDVGSRETYMQAHRDILEGAARLFIPGIHAREGLWVADSARIDKGAELGTCVVIGENVRIGEGAHIDDYTIIGDNCVIGRDATVSHSVLWSDTFVAEHASVAGAVLGRHVDIRARATVDVGAVIGDESAVGHGAHVGADVQVFPYKRIEPSAVVRTSLIWESTGVRSLFGDAGLEGLVGVDITPELTLKVAEAFGSLLPKGGDVVIARDATRAARMVKRAMIAGLNATGINVRDLRVASPTLCRFTTQKTQCVGGIQVSGSMKDPQSLEIRFFDANGLDVSPWTKKKIERLYFREEFRRAFFDEIGGITYPPRPFEYYSAAVKDAMTAANLGTEWRKVVADMAGGPAAFVLPQVAHGWNMNLIALNSVVDPDAIAAPSETPSDESVSEVLRAVELFGADLGVFFDWGAERVHFMTHAGRLLDGDTGLHAMIDLWCRTHRKDGSIAVPHSASSVVEVIAGRYGHNVIRPGRSRRALAAAVLEGDAVFAGSTSGGFIFGDVFPAYDAVLTVGMMVRMLAKTGETLDDVVASLPTFHKLEATAPCPNARKGAVMRTVTERSAVPAADLAEGVRVVYPDGWALVLPHATEPMVTIWAEASSDAIAEKRLKEWQDIVAEAVDQG, from the coding sequence ATGAAGGCTGTGATCATGGCTGGCGGCGAAGGGACACGCTTGCGCCCCCTGACGTCTTTGCGACCCAAGCCGATGGTGCCTATCGTCAATCAGCCCGTGATGGAGCACATCATCGGCCTGGTCAAGCACTCGGGCATTGAGGAGATTGTCGCGACGCTGGCGTTCATGCCCGGCGTCATTCAGGACTACTTTGGTGCTGGTGAGCAATGGGGCGTTCAGATCGAGTATGCCGTGGAGGCGTCCCCCCTCGGAACAGCCGGATCGATCAAGAATGCCGAGCACCTTCTCGACCGCGACGAACCGTTTCTCGTGATTTCGGGTGACGCCATCACCGATATCGACCTTGCGGAAGTGATCCGGTTCCACAAGGAGAAGGGGGGCGCTGTCACTATCGCGACGAAACAGGTGGACGACCCTCTCGACTTTGGCGTCGTGATCACTGACCCCGACGGCCGCGTCGAGCGGTTCGTCGAGAAGCCCAGTTGGGGACAGGTGTTCGCCGATACGATCAACACGGGGATCTATGTGGTGGAGCCATGGGTGCTCGATTTCGTTCCGGTTGGCAAATCATTCGATTTCTCCTCGGATCTCTTTCCGCTTCTCATGGCCGAGGGCCACGCGCTGTATGCGCTTCCTGTCGACGGGTACTGGTGCGACGTCGGCAGCCGTGAGACGTACATGCAGGCGCACCGCGACATCCTCGAAGGTGCGGCGCGGCTCTTCATCCCCGGAATTCACGCACGCGAAGGACTCTGGGTAGCGGATAGCGCGAGAATCGACAAGGGCGCGGAGCTGGGGACGTGCGTTGTTATTGGCGAGAACGTGCGCATTGGCGAGGGCGCGCACATCGACGACTACACCATCATTGGGGACAACTGTGTGATCGGGCGCGATGCGACCGTGAGTCACAGCGTTCTCTGGAGCGACACGTTCGTCGCCGAGCACGCGAGTGTCGCCGGGGCGGTATTGGGACGCCACGTCGACATACGAGCCCGAGCCACCGTGGATGTCGGGGCGGTTATCGGCGACGAGTCGGCTGTCGGCCATGGCGCGCACGTCGGTGCCGACGTACAGGTCTTCCCGTACAAGCGTATCGAGCCCTCGGCTGTCGTCAGAACCTCGCTTATCTGGGAGTCGACCGGTGTGCGCTCGCTCTTTGGCGACGCGGGACTCGAGGGGCTGGTCGGCGTCGATATCACCCCCGAGCTGACTTTGAAGGTCGCCGAGGCGTTCGGATCGCTCCTTCCCAAGGGCGGAGACGTCGTCATAGCCCGCGACGCCACCAGGGCAGCGAGAATGGTGAAGCGGGCGATGATCGCCGGGCTGAACGCGACCGGAATCAACGTGCGCGACTTGCGTGTGGCATCGCCCACGCTGTGCCGGTTCACCACGCAAAAGACGCAGTGCGTCGGCGGCATTCAAGTGTCCGGGTCGATGAAGGATCCGCAGTCGTTGGAGATCCGCTTCTTCGATGCGAACGGACTCGATGTTTCGCCGTGGACCAAGAAGAAGATTGAACGACTGTATTTTCGCGAGGAGTTCCGACGGGCGTTCTTCGACGAGATCGGCGGCATCACCTATCCTCCCCGGCCGTTTGAGTATTACTCGGCTGCGGTCAAGGACGCCATGACGGCGGCGAACCTCGGTACCGAATGGCGCAAGGTGGTGGCCGACATGGCGGGCGGCCCTGCTGCCTTCGTGCTTCCCCAGGTCGCCCACGGGTGGAACATGAATCTCATCGCGCTCAACAGCGTTGTCGATCCCGACGCCATCGCCGCGCCTTCAGAGACTCCTTCGGACGAGAGCGTCAGCGAGGTCCTCCGCGCGGTCGAGCTGTTTGGGGCCGATCTCGGCGTGTTCTTCGACTGGGGAGCCGAGCGCGTCCACTTCATGACGCACGCGGGTCGGCTGCTCGATGGAGATACCGGACTGCACGCGATGATCGACCTGTGGTGCCGGACACACCGAAAGGATGGTTCTATAGCCGTGCCTCACTCGGCATCCTCGGTCGTGGAGGTGATCGCCGGCCGCTATGGACACAACGTCATCAGACCCGGTCGCTCCAGAAGAGCGCTTGCGGCTGCGGTGCTCGAAGGAGATGCGGTGTTCGCGGGTTCCACAAGCGGCGGATTCATCTTCGGCGACGTCTTTCCGGCTTACGATGCTGTACTTACTGTCGGCATGATGGTGCGCATGCTCGCGAAGACGGGGGAGACTCTCGATGATGTCGTCGCCTCGCTGCCGACATTCCACAAGCTTGAGGCGACTGCGCCGTGCCCGAATGCCCGGAAGGGCGCCGTCATGCGCACTGTCACCGAGCGCAGTGCCGTGCCAGCTGCCGATCTCGCCGAGGGCGTTCGCGTCGTCTACCCCGATGGGTGGGCGCTGGTCTTGCCGCATGCGACCGAGCCGATGGTGACGATTTGGGCCGAGGCCTCCAGCGACGCGATCGCTGAGAAACGGCTGAAGGAGTGGCAAGACATCGTCGCGGAAGCTGTCGACCAGGGGTGA
- a CDS encoding D-alanyl-D-alanine carboxypeptidase produces MPEPRRPKTRRAGTLALALALLAALLLPSTALSEPRATDVVDGIAASSRSTPLASLPDVTLKSGLLVDSDGRVLWARNSGERRSIASITKIMTAIVAIESASMDATVTIPQASVSVGESSANLKPGQKLPMRDVLAALLVKSGNDAAVAIALSVAGTVPEFVNMMNAKAASLGLANTHFTNPHGLDAPDHYSSAEDIAVLSRYAMANPEFRRIVGMKSVTIGTGKQQETLQSTDLLLGNYLGAMGIKTGYTSAAGYSVVSAAQRDGITLYAVVLGTSSDLQRFRDAQALLDWGFTHYRMQRLAEAGTVLAEVSVRDYLDVVVTAAVSEETSIAVLDANGTITRSVSVSSVDAPVKKGDLVGVAQFTQAGKLVATVPLVATADVKKPNILERVWIAMVRGWRSVFGSSVLGGAVFFSAAVESKGAAVAY; encoded by the coding sequence GTGCCTGAACCGAGGCGCCCAAAGACACGCCGGGCCGGAACCTTGGCGTTGGCCTTGGCACTCCTCGCGGCTCTGCTGTTGCCGAGTACCGCGCTCAGTGAGCCCCGTGCCACTGACGTGGTTGACGGCATCGCAGCAAGCTCGCGAAGCACCCCACTGGCGTCACTACCTGATGTCACCCTGAAATCCGGCCTACTGGTCGACTCAGACGGCAGAGTGCTTTGGGCGCGCAACTCCGGTGAGCGCAGGTCGATCGCGAGTATCACCAAGATCATGACGGCCATAGTGGCGATCGAGAGTGCATCGATGGATGCTACGGTGACGATTCCTCAGGCGTCGGTATCGGTGGGGGAGTCCAGCGCAAACCTCAAACCAGGGCAGAAGCTGCCGATGCGGGATGTTCTCGCGGCGCTTCTGGTCAAGTCCGGAAATGATGCCGCCGTTGCGATCGCACTTAGTGTGGCCGGCACCGTGCCGGAGTTCGTGAACATGATGAATGCCAAGGCAGCCAGTCTGGGATTGGCGAACACGCATTTCACAAACCCTCACGGACTTGACGCGCCCGATCACTACAGCTCGGCGGAAGACATCGCGGTTCTGTCCCGATACGCCATGGCAAATCCCGAATTTCGTCGGATTGTAGGCATGAAATCGGTCACCATCGGTACCGGCAAGCAACAGGAGACCTTGCAGAGCACGGATCTGCTGCTGGGCAACTATCTTGGGGCCATGGGCATCAAGACGGGATACACCTCGGCAGCCGGCTACTCTGTCGTATCCGCGGCACAGCGTGACGGCATCACTCTGTACGCCGTAGTTCTGGGAACCAGCTCTGATCTGCAGAGGTTCCGCGATGCGCAGGCATTGCTGGACTGGGGATTCACGCACTATCGGATGCAGAGACTCGCGGAGGCGGGCACGGTACTTGCCGAGGTGTCGGTGAGGGACTACCTTGACGTCGTGGTCACCGCCGCCGTCTCCGAGGAGACCAGCATCGCGGTTCTTGATGCGAATGGGACGATCACCAGATCGGTTTCGGTGTCATCGGTGGACGCGCCCGTCAAGAAGGGCGACCTCGTCGGGGTTGCCCAGTTCACGCAGGCCGGGAAGCTGGTGGCAACCGTTCCGCTCGTTGCGACTGCGGACGTGAAGAAACCGAACATCCTCGAACGCGTCTGGATTGCGATGGTACGGGGTTGGCGATCGGTCTTTGGCAGTTCTGTGCTTGGGGGAGCCGTCTTCTTCTCGGCGGCGGTAGAATCCAAAGGCGCTGCGGTTGCATACTGA